From Candidatus Schekmanbacteria bacterium, the proteins below share one genomic window:
- a CDS encoding FxsA family protein, with protein sequence MFFKLFLLFTIVPIIELAILIKAGTIFGVFNTIAIVIITAIAGAYLVKLEGLNVLYRIQENISNGIFPAEELLDGLLIFIAGALLLTPGFVTDILGFLMVFPPTRRILKEIIKKYIKTHYFPYEIL encoded by the coding sequence ATGTTTTTCAAGCTGTTTTTACTCTTTACGATTGTTCCAATAATCGAGCTTGCAATCCTTATCAAAGCAGGCACAATATTTGGTGTTTTCAACACCATTGCAATTGTTATTATTACTGCTATTGCAGGCGCATATTTAGTGAAACTTGAAGGACTTAATGTCTTATATCGAATTCAGGAAAATATCTCTAATGGTATTTTCCCTGCTGAAGAATTATTGGATGGACTGCTAATTTTTATAGCTGGGGCTCTTCTTCTTACTCCCGGATTTGTAACGGATATCCTCGGTTTTTTAATGGTCTTTCCTCCCACACGAAGAATTTTGAAAGAAATTATCAAAAAATATATCAAAACCCATTATTTCCCCTATGAAATTCTTTAA